A window of Magallana gigas chromosome 8, xbMagGiga1.1, whole genome shotgun sequence genomic DNA:
aaattcggATTCTACGTCAGCGATACCTAaacattttaatacttttagCCTTGAACTTGCAGAATCAATTCCTTTACGGGTCCTTGAATTTATATCTAAACCAATTTCTTCTTTCAACAAATGTGTTTACAGTAGTTTTGATTGAATTTTGAAACCTATCCAACAAAAATCGATGACAAACATGGTTGACTAAACTAAGCAATTATAATAAGTTATTCAACCATTTAATATCTTTAAGTGATAACGTAATAAGAAATTCTATTTAATTGTATTGGTAATTCCTCAAAGGGAATTCCAAAGTAATTTTTGGTCCGATCTAGTAAACAATttcgaaattataaatttacacacgtaaaCAAGACATAATCTCAAGGTCGctatatacatttttacttatttgtgtatatttcaGACCACACTCGCCTAAGATGACCAGTTTATGGAAATTTATAGTACTTCTAGTTAAATAATAGTATTTGATAGTACCTTAGTATTTTGGGGGAAATCTGCATCAACgcgttttatttttcagacatacAACATTTCTACCTATGTCTGATATCAAGATTCACAAAAAGATGGTAaaagttcatttttatttacactAGTACGTCTAGTGCAAAATGAACTCGGGTCAGTCAAAGAGATGCCACATTTACTAAGCACATTCACGCAAAAAACGAACTTTACTAGTTCTCTAGGTTATGAACTTTTAAGACTTTTGACGAGTTTCTTGGAAGCTccggttatttttttttattataacaaaaattacacaagcttttgatcacaaaaatttcttaaatacaCTATTCTATTTCTTGATCATGATAAGATTTGATAAAATTGCATATTTCTTCTTAACATTTACACCGTCATTAATCTTTAAGCAGTTCTAGCGAATTTGttgtgaaagaaaatgaaagcttCAGGGCAAAGTTTTTCCTATCATTCGTTTGTGTTTCGTGGAGATTTCAAACGTTAATCCCAACAATAGGCACAATTCAATTCATTTGACATTCATGTTTTCGTTTCGCCGATTTCCGTCCTATTTGTTTCGATTAGATGAAATTCATTCATAGAACAGGTTGATTATGCCTTTGTACAACATACGCCAATAACAGCAACAACAACGAGCTAACTAAACAACTAGACATTATTGTTTGTAAATCTATCCGTTTCATAAGAAGCTTTGTTAATCTTGTCTCAAGACAAGACATGGCGACCATTCGATAATTCTTAGATTAATGGACATTAAGGTTGCTTTTTATGGTATATCATTGCAGAGTTCTTTAAATTTGTCTTTTGTTACAAAACATCGTGGAGGGGTCAATGATTTTAGGTCATCGACTAGAGAGAAGGGTTGCGTTTAGGTAAgaaagaaatatgatttttattttcgtttgcttcagttttattttaatgttcttTGCAAAAATCAGTAGATTGCAAAGTTGTCacgtacaaattttgattcttaatTATCTAAATTTTTGTGTAGAAGTTTTTGATGTATATTGATTACGATTTATTTCACTAACATTATTCGGACGGTCGTGTATTAAATGATACAGAAAAaacaataattgattttaatatgcAATTACCATATTTGTCATGGGTACTTTACAGTCTAAGGATATGTGTTTGGAATCCATCAACTTAAATGTCAGTTAGGCCAAAAGAAACTTAATAGTATGTAATCGAAACCTAGTACTGAgcaataaattgatttattacTCTCCCCGGCCggctttttctttcatttcataaattgcACAGATCGACTTCACTTAATATCCATCATTTTGTTAATTCGATGCTTGCTTGTTTCTGAATTTTTAATCCagttaaaatcaatattaaaaatgctTCGTAATGGCATTAGACAAAGGTTTCGATTTATCaacatcaaaatcaaaattttgataatgCTAGAAAAGTCAAGCGAAATGTTCGCTATAAGCCTTGGCTTTTTTTAATAGATTGTTAACTtatagaaatattaatataGATTTTCTCCGATATCGAGCAGTATTATGAGCCGAAAATATTAATCTAGAACGGGGTACctatatatgtaattttatgtaTAAATGATACTCAACAAATTCCCTAATGAATTCAGCCTCACATCATGTcggggtttttttctctcatagAAATTCCATAAATTTCCCATGATGGCAACAAGGCTAAACTTTAACCAACCACTCTGGAAGAATGACAAAAATCGCCATTCCTCCGTGAGTTCACATGTGTCGAAGTCAGATGGAGACCTCAAATCCCAAAGAGTTAAGCGAACCAAACCAGAATGGCAGAATCGGCCTCGGTCTATGAGTTCGGAAACCAATGTTTTTGATAATTCATCAACATCGACTGGATTCGTGGAAATGGATATGCATAATGCAATGACAACGTATCTTCCGCGAACCAACACCCCTTTAGATTTTAACGCCGTCTACGAGACTTCGAATGATGTGAAGAGGATTCGGCGTCTGAGTAGCGGACGCAACAGATCAGTGACGCCATCTAGAGGGCGACAGGTGGCGTCATTTATGGGCAGTGTCGATTTGTCAATGGATGGCAGACAGAAGAATCATTTCATCGAAACACAGAAAGTGTATGATGTGGACCGAGAACAGAAAATGCGTCAAAGAGAACTTGTGTCAAAATATTCGACATCCCGATCCCGATATATTCAGGAGCAACTACGAGAACAGCGTGAGGCCGCCAGGCAAagggtaaaaaaagaaaatcaaatcttAAGTCAGCTTAAAAAGATGAGGAGAGAGTTTCAACTAGAGAAGGAGTGGCGGGTACGATGCCAGTACGTCACAACCAGAGTTCTGGAGCACGAAAGGATGGACCGTGAATTGTATGGACTTCCGCTAAACGTCCAAGCAGATTTCTTCCCAAAGAAGAGGAAACCTAAGAGGCTTGTGACAATCAACCAAAACATTCCTAAAGAAACTTCGCGGTACCAGAATAAATCAGTGCAAACCGTTCCAAATTTTTATGGCATAAATTACCCGACAATTGAGCCTCGGTTGAAACCTCCGTCTTTCAGTTGGAAAAACAAGCGGAAAACGGGTAAATtattattacatgcatttgtaAATCAAAAGATACTTTTATTGACGCAATCTTTCAATGTGCTTATTATAGTTGAAAGACAATTATCACGATACAAAGTAACAAAAATTTGTTGCCgtatgaaaatttaaacaattatattaaTCAACCACTGACAATCGTTACAAGTATTTGCACTTTacattttacttaaaatttacTAGGTGTGTGAATTTTGCTTATGCACATGTGGCAAACGAATAAATctgttcacataatttttctaatatttttatttttttttattttatttatttttttttttgtttttttgtagaCAAAAGCTGTGAAAACCATTTCAAAGAAAGAAATTCTGGTAACAACATCCGAGAAAATCAGGAAATGTCGgctttgaaaaacaaaactataTCCGAGAAAAGCCCAGTGACAAGAAGTTCCGGACAACGTGTGCTGGTTCGTTATTCATTGGACAGGCCAAATAACATCCGTGCAGAACCGACGGGGAAAAGAACTGCTAGGGTGAATTGATTTTGAGAACGGTCAGTGTTGAAGCgagaaaatacattgtataacaCATTACATGGACAGCTGTGAGTTTTTTTATTCTGTCATGAGATACACCTGTCAGTTGTGGAGTTTTGGGACATGTGTACAAATTATGTTGATTATCATCTAGAAATCAATCACAATCttctacaacaacaacaaatactGCAGAGATAcagaatttcatttatttttacggTTTATGCTACGATGAACCATGTTatattttcttcttgaaaatttttctgttttgtaaACTAGCTGACTTGTGTGTGCATCAGATGCaaggtgaaaaaaaaactatggaaTTTTAGTTCAGGTCAGAGAgtaaaattatcaaacaaataaacTAGTAATGAAACGTTTTCATAACTCAAAACACTTTTAATGAACTGGCGATATACCAACAAACGAGTTCAAATGGGtttaatattctttaaaacatttttgctaACATAACCAGAATCGAAAAGAAGCAGGTGCTCGCAGGGACAGTTCATGCCATGATTTTGTGCACACCGCTGCTTATATACTATTAATTCAAATATGATTCCTTTATAACATTAAATCGTTTTTTCTTTTCGGGGAGGGAGCGGTTGAGAATTCGTAACTGCGGTTTCAATgaattcatatttgttttttaaaaagcgggtttttttttaaaaaactaaacatacattttgtatgtagataattattttttactgtcacttttaaaacaaaatttaagcaATTCAGTATAAAATTGCTTGATTTCAACAGAAAGTTATGTAACGACTTTAAGATAAGACCTTTAAAAGAATCGCTCTAGCGTTTGATGTAAGATTGGAAAGTCTACCTACTGTTGGATAATTACCTGGTATGTAtgtgtaatatatatacaaaaacttAGCTGTTACTTTgataatgaagaaaaataagttTGTCATGCAATTTCATAAAAAGAGGAGCATGATTTACTTTACAAATAGcgcattttttcttcttcttttttttttttatttccaagtTTGAGACAGTTCGATTACTGGTGTTATTGTGATGTTTCCCATTCAAACAAAATGCGTTCCTCCTTTTCAGATATAGTTAAACTACAATCGCTGTCTTCTTCAGTGAAGACACCACTTCTTTCTAGCACAAGGGTGCTAGGTATGTAATCGATTTTTCTGTTTAATCATGGGTAAAATGTCATGGTAACATAAAAACGCATTTACTGTACCTATAAAGCATCTATTAAACTGGATTATAGGGTACAGACTTGAAAGTGGGGTCTTTTTAAATTGGGTCAAATAAGCCAAAAAAATGAACCCGATAAAAAAAGGATGGTTACTgctatttgatatatttgacaTTCATGTAATAAATTCTAGATGTTCAATTATTCATAAGATCATATGTGATCATTAGAGGGTGTCTGATGTATATGATATACTGCGTGCACAAATTACTCAAATCTAATGTTTCATGGAAACAGTTGGGTCTTTCAAAACCAATTTACCGAATACTAAAGGTGCATTAAAAGGTTTACGGTTGCATTAGGTCGGTTTCTACGAGTGCGTGGGATGAATACCATATCCCGGGTGTATTGTTATTTGTCAATAAGCTGCTTCAATATAAGATCAACCTCATCATATTAAAAATTGGCTGTATCCTTGAAGTCTCTACCCCCTAGAGAGGGAAGTCTGTTGCAATCAGTCCacttaaggtacatgtacatcttcaGGACTTTTGTCAAAGCTACGGAAGCTACGGAGACAGCAGTACACGTAAAGAAGACTACTGTATATTTTGACAACTCTCTTCTTAACATAAACGAAATCTGGTTTCTTTCTGAGGACATCGTTCATGAGCATGAACTATAGTACATATATATTAGGCATGTAGCAAATATAAAGTACTCTCTAGATGTTAAACCATTAAGTATAAtgaattgcattattttgactTAATGTCTTTTTAATACAAGTATGTCgttatatctattatatatcACATTAATATTACAAGATAACCCTCTTTCACATCTCCATAACCAATCTAATTCAAACTAGATAAGTAGGATCAAAGGTATAATTTCAATGAGACTGCTCAATACCGACTACCTGCCGGCGATTTTGAGGCAAATAAATGGGTTTTAGGCCTACTATCTGTAGACCGTCAGTCATCGTGTAGTCCGACTTTAAACTtaggggttgggggggggggttgcgaCGGGtgtgatttttcatttatttttcttcgatGAGTCAAATTATATGTATCGGTGACTGATGACCGAATCCGAAAAGATGTTACCACGTTTAAAGCACAGGTGTTAGAGCATCACAAATAATGACTTAGTGTACGATAACATCCCGATGAATGgaactttctttttaaattttttggtgCCAATACAATTGACTGATTTTCTCGGATGCTATCGTAACACAATCTATTGTACAACAGTGACTGAAAGAGTTTTACTCCCGTTACTTAGCATTTCTTCGTAAAAAGTTCGCCATCTTCGTATGACATGGTTTAATAGGATAATAGAAGATCgcatattcattttaaagacATGTTGAGAAAGGACatgatacacatgcatatatgtatttgTCTACTATGTTTTGCGATAATATCAACCCGTTTTTGGTGAATAAATCATGAGGACGCCGgttcttgttttttttgttttttgggggttttttttggggggggggggatagggGCTGGTAGACTGGGGTTTGTTCTGGTTTGACCGCAAGGtagtaatttttatttaaaatggatCAGTATAAGTTCCTTTCTTCTTTTAATCTACAAAGGTCGTTTATTTTCCCtcaattttcagatttttcaaATAGATGTGCGCTGGATTGCTTTACACAAACCAAATTAATAGCGTCATATTTCGGCCGTTCGTTTTCTCTTCATGTAAATTAATGACGAAATTATCacaagacattttttttccaattcgAAAATGGCAGTACTAGTCCAAACGGAATTTACACCTATTGTCATGTGCCAAATTATGAAATGAGTGTAAATCAAAAGTACGTAACCCGAACTCACTCGTGACGGTCGACAAGTCTAGACAATAATATCCAATCAAGATTAAACTGCTATCAGAAGAATTGAATAAAGTTAATTGGCTTAATGATGTATGCTAGCGTCATcttgttttgttgtttgtttgtaaGTTGTTATAAAAACAGCTTTGGCGGTTTACATAATAGAAGACTTTAAATGTCTCTCCAGAGAAATTAAAGTTTCTCACCAAGACCTTTTTTCTTgtactttaaatttttaaaacctcttTTATTGATAATTACCAGCCATGCATGGTCAGTGATGTGATCTATATGAAGCGTGCTATCTCAAACTCTCTTTCACCCCCAGaggtttaaatattttctcaattAAAATCCAGGGAGAAAATGTTTTGTACACGTAAGAGAATACAGTTTGAAAAGGGCAGACGTTCTTGAAAGTGTAGGATAAAAGTTTTTGGAAATCCCGTCGAGTAGGGTTTTATGCAATTCttaattaaatagaaaaaattacgGAAAGTTAACCATTAATTCCTCAATAGGCTGGTGATACGGATGAAGCACAACTGACTTAACGAGGAAAAACATGTCAGATTCGAAAAGGAAATCTGGAAGGACGTCGAAAGACCCGGGGAAAGTATCGCCTAGAAAAGAAAATGGAGAAACTCAAAAGCCGGGAAGGCGATCGGTAAGTTTACCACCAATCAAGAAAGAGAGAACACCGAGGTCAGATAGCCGGGTTACTGGGTGGCATAAGCGGACAAGGAGTCTGGAGCCCTCAGCAGACGACAACAGGAAACGACAATCGAGAAACACACACGGCCGATTCACGCCCCAAACGACGACACAGCAAGATGTATGGACCATCTACAACGCTAAACCAAGACTTGTTACCCCTTACCGCCCGGAAAGCTCGTTATCCATGGGAAAAGCTCGGACCTCCCGACCCAATAGTAGCAGCTCTCGGATTTCGGAATGGCGTAAGGATACTGAGGCGGCTTACGATACCGTCAGTCAAAGAAATTTGCGAGCTAACAATCTTGTGAAGAAATTTGTTACAATCACCTCCAAATTCGATCGGGAAGCTGAGAAGAACAAGAGAGAACGCGAACGCAAAAATAGAGAGGCACGTGAAAAGTTTATGAAGGACTTGAAGGAAAGAAGGAGGGAGTTTGCTATGAAGAATTATAAGCGTGTAGACCAACAGTTTGTTACGCCAAAGGTTTTGGAATACGAAAAGGACCGTAGAAACAGTTACGGTCTTCCACAGAATCTATTAATCGACGTTGATTACCCCAAGGTAAAAAAGAAACCTAATTCGTCAAAGACTTCAACTCAGAAACACTCACAGCTTCCCCCGAGTACTAAGTATGGACTTAAAACGGACGAGAAATCTCAACAGGCCAAAACCAACTCACCTCGAAGGTCACATGACCGTTCTCCAAGTCGTCAGAAAAATTACCAGGAActgtataaaatatattgtcTCCCTGGCAACAGTCGGATCAAGGATTGGACCAAAGAGGGAAACGCCAGTCTTGCAATTGGTaggatgaaaatatattaaacttttttttctgtggtatttattgtattaaaaataagtTCCAAAACATATTACTAAACTTAACTGGTGTAGAGAGACAACTGATTTAGACCTGGTTTTCACTTTATGCATGTaattcaattgatttttataagAAGATGAAAcctaacaaaataaatatcaatgaaCATTTCAACTACAGTTGGGACAAATGAATAATGGTTGAaccattttaaaagtatttaccCATTTTACGACAAACGATTACCAGGCGCCTATTCGTTACAACCCAAGTATCAATATCTATCTTGCGTGCTCAAATTGAGATCAATCGGTAAGAACATTAATCCAAAAGTTCATGTTGAACATATTAAGCTGgcaaatcaataaataaagaaTGGAAGACAAATCTAAATAACGGTTCAAAGCAGGTTTGGATACATTAATTAAATGTTTGCTTTTTCAAGCGGATTAGTTCTAGAAGTTTGGACATTGACTGATAACATTTaagcaaaatatttcatacCTGGCTTTTTCAATAACTTGAACCATCTCAGTATATACTAGATGTCATTACAATAATCATAATATTATTTTCACGTTATActactattttctttttttatcgcAACTTCCACAAATCATTTACAAGATTTGTAAGCAAagtgataaaataaagataattaaccTATCTAGTTGTCGGCTTATCAtggatgtttaaaatatttatgaacaaGTATAAACGCTCGTAAACATTTGATCCATTTAATTGTTAAATCAATTGTAATTCCTTTGATCTATACATCTATTTTCTATTTGTTGGGACTAGGGGTTACCAATGACAGTGCTTACCAGATTACCAAACGTTCTGTACAAAAATTTGTAACTTTTCATTCAGAAAAATTAACGAATTGAagcttaattgaaaaaaatacgggtaaaattattatttaagacccccccccccccccgaacgaTAACTACTTCTCCGTGAATTATGTCAAAAAACCTTCCTGTCTTTCAAGGGATATGCATAGCAAGGAATAATAGAATGccattaaataaaatgtaaatagatATAAATTAAATGTCCAAGTAAATAGGTGggaattaattgtattttttctacaGATTTTGGAGCCTCTCCTGTTTGTGTCGGTGTCCggtatttaaattgaaaaatgatgAACTCGGTTGACTTGAAGATCTGAAAATACGTTCATTCTATTTTACCTTCGCTGAATAAGATCATTCTCATAGCATTTTTAGCAACGACAATTCAAGTTGTTTGTCTTTTTTatgttgtttcttttaaaacagACAGAAAGAGTgcgattaaattaaatttagtgGTTTCATATCACGCGTCCATTGTTCAAGATCaattttaaactatatttttgGAATCcttgtatggttttttttatcgttgAGCTGACATTCATCTGGGAAATTTGCGTTACGCTTATAAAGTTTTATGGATTTAATAAGTAATACTTAAATTCATCATTAACGAATTTGATACGTACCAAAACAGCCCCATTATAACGTACAAATTATGTCCTAGTTGGAAAATGGAATGATTAtagatataatttttctaaatttatgaTAATAAGGATTGGttgtatgatacatgtaattgtatattattttacCGATTTATCTGTAAATGTACAACACTATATCATTCTAACggagtttattcaaatcataaaatattactCGTTCATTATTTACTGATTTATATCGGAGGTTGAACTTGTCAATCAATTTTTCTTCATCACTGTGTTTCAGCTTACAGCAGACGATCGAATCACGCAGATAAAGCGCGACCAAGTCTTCTTCCGTCACTAAGGATGGATGCCTACAAGTCCCCGTATGCAAACAGCAATTACAGATCACACAGGACTGTGCAGGTTTACTGAGGGAGACCACTCTAAATTATTgtcgaattttttttaattttttttttatggcaGATGATGAAAGTTTCGTAAAATCATATTTTCGTTCATGTATTGCCATAGGAAGTAAATTATCATCATgcgctaatacatgtataagcggCCATGAACCCAAATGTactttcatttctttatatgtCACTGGATGTATTTCTTTAGCTAGTCTAATTATGTATGGAAAACAATTCTGTGATATACGTTTTGATTTACTATTGTTAAATTCATTGCAAACATGATGAATAATAAAGTATATTCCAATGTTAGATGCGGTTGTCTCTTCAgtaatacatttttgtattCATAGGACAAAGTTTCAATTGACAGATAAATGTTTCATGTGCCATCCAATTGATATCATTCATCAACTGATATTTAAAGTAGTTTGCTGCCTACCCACGCAAATAACAATGTGAAAACAATCAAACCCAGCAAATGATATCCGTACTATTCTATATCATTGTATATCAGAATGAGCTTCCTTACTCTTTAAATGCCTTCCTCAGTTTTTATAACACCAACGGAATTGTTTTTATTGGGATTCATCGTTCGGATCTGGACACCTTTGGGCGTGTCCAAGAGATAGAGCGCGGATTACCACTGGCACGTcacaatttgtttatttttaaggtaGAACAGCTACCAGTGTTTTAAAGTTGCaggcattgattttttttccctaaGGGTCCTGGCAAAAATCttgcaataaatgaaaaatgtgaTCCCAACGGTGTAAATTAAACGGCGgttttctttaaaagtaaaaaaaaaatagcgcaATCATCTACCATGTAAAGCAATATGTACCATTTCTTTTCTCCTCATTCATATCTTAAAAAGATGTAAAGTAAATGCTTTGAACATCATAAATTtgagtttattattttttctcataaataaaaaatatgtctttCCTCCATAACCTGATAAACTAAACAGGAATTTACCAACTgactaaatattaaaaaaacagtGGAGTTGATGATAATCTAATTCACTGTTCCAAAGATTTGGCATTATTAAGACTGTTGTCAAATattattatcataattaaaaaaaatttcattgtgGGCGCCATTGAATCTATACAAGCCTTTTAATGATTGACGCTGTGCTTTAGAATATTATTACATTTAGTTCTGACACAAATAAAAGCGATATTTTGcacaattattcattttttaaatttgcaaaggaatattcttttaaatttttgcaaatgGTTTGATTTGTAGATAATCAATTTTTTGTCCAAATAGTGACATCCATATTTGCATTTATCATCTTTTATTTATCCCTTTCTGTACAGATtggttgttaaaaaaattactttttaatttaacactTTTGACATCATTatgtaaatttgaatttaacaCTATGTACGTTTACTTAGCTTTTTGATTTGTACTTGGTAAATTGGACAACAAGATGTATTTCTCGCttaaccccccacccccacccccaatcccaccccccccccaacccccgtCCACAAGTCATTCGGATTGACGTCAATTACAGTAtccttttgttatatattattccTATTGGAGACGTTCAAAATATTAACCTCTGTGTCGTAAGTGCTTACTTTACATGCAGTAATCGTGAGACCAAGACTCTTACGTTGGAACTGTAGACAGGCATTTGTGATCCATTTATCTCTTAAATCCAACACTATAGCACAATTTTCTTGTTTTACCCTCCCACACTAATAAACACGGATAAACTCCCGGAAGTTTAGCAGATTCtgatttaaactttcaaaatgttttgtcaGTCTCTAAGGACACgtgtcaaaataatttttttaaaagacatcgGAAAGATGACCTTTGTTTGCAATTTGACGACAATTGTTTGCAATTTTACGACAATTGTTTGTGTGCGATGCTACGGTAAGAGGAGCGGGGGATCTTCCCACGGGCGATAACCCGGAACACTTGGCAATGTATATATCGTGGGATAAGGTAAAGTCAATAGAAACACGGGTGCTTTAGTAAGAGAACGGGGccttacttttttaaaagccATGCTGCTCTAGCTGATAGACTTGTCTTTGAGATTTGCAACACTACAGACCTATTCGCATAAGgctgaagattttttttttactgatctCAAATATTCCTAAAAAGAATATTAACTTTTGAAATTGGACTAGTGAGAAAGGGAAAAATGAAATTACTTTCGTTTACTATCATACTGAATTTTGTAAATGCAGCGCCTTTTTTACAAAAAGGTAAGTTATGTTTTTACCCCTAAATGTTGAAGTGAACAAAgatacttatatatattatagtcTACAAAATTATACTATGTCTTGAAACGTGCCGATTCAAAAGCGAGAATGAAATTCATTGAGCTTGATTCTGGATTAATATATCTTAAAATCattaattgatattaatttgACAAGTTTCACCATATCATTATGCTGTTTATCTGTTGATTATGCTCATTACAGAATATAATTGTTGAATTGGTTATTTGCAATACTAGTAATTAACATGCATAATAAAAGGGCTATGTACCAGTATCTTTTATAACTGTCGACGAACATGGAACGTTTATGTATGTACGTAATTGAAAACATAACAGAATAGCAAGGACAGTTTATGCAGGATTAATTTATCCTATTATGATAAGGTCAGCCCGTTAGAAGGTCCTTTGATTGATGTGTTTAGCGTGATCAGATTTTTTACCTCGAACATACCGCTGTATTTGTTTGCCGTTGTGGTCTGCTAGCATATCactaactttattttttaaaatggctGACACAACAGTCATTTAATCAAATAAGTATATACACATTAAATTTCACGTTaactccttttttttctttattttcagtaCAGCAGTGCTTTCCTAAAGGAAGTCGAACAGAGGATGGTTTAGTGAGAATGTGCACTTCCTGTGTCGTCACTACAGATCTTGGCGTCAACTATTGGCCCAGATACTTCACCGAGATCACGTGTCACGGACCAGATACCGCGTGTTTGAATTTTCACCGTGATCCACATGAAGTCTCTCCCCCACCAATCATGCCATGTAaagacatttcttttaaaatttttaataattcaattaaGATTGCAAAGATTCCTATTCTTATAACGTCATACCcttcaattgtaaaattaacgTGCAATTTTCGAAAGCGAAGAATTTCCAGTTTTCATATTCCAACAAGCTTGCAAAAAACTTGCATTTCAACCgatattgatttatttgtaattgaAACTCTAAGCTAGATAATCATAAGGCAAAGCCCC
This region includes:
- the LOC105333803 gene encoding serine/arginine-rich splicing factor 4, with translation MSDSKRKSGRTSKDPGKVSPRKENGETQKPGRRSVSLPPIKKERTPRSDSRVTGWHKRTRSLEPSADDNRKRQSRNTHGRFTPQTTTQQDVWTIYNAKPRLVTPYRPESSLSMGKARTSRPNSSSSRISEWRKDTEAAYDTVSQRNLRANNLVKKFVTITSKFDREAEKNKRERERKNREAREKFMKDLKERRREFAMKNYKRVDQQFVTPKVLEYEKDRRNSYGLPQNLLIDVDYPKVKKKPNSSKTSTQKHSQLPPSTKYGLKTDEKSQQAKTNSPRRSHDRSPSRQKNYQELYKIYCLPGNSRIKDWTKEGNASLAIAYSRRSNHADKARPSLLPSLRMDAYKSPYANSNYRSHRTVQVY
- the LOC109619468 gene encoding uncharacterized protein, whose product is MMATRLNFNQPLWKNDKNRHSSVSSHVSKSDGDLKSQRVKRTKPEWQNRPRSMSSETNVFDNSSTSTGFVEMDMHNAMTTYLPRTNTPLDFNAVYETSNDVKRIRRLSSGRNRSVTPSRGRQVASFMGSVDLSMDGRQKNHFIETQKVYDVDREQKMRQRELVSKYSTSRSRYIQEQLREQREAARQRVKKENQILSQLKKMRREFQLEKEWRVRCQYVTTRVLEHERMDRELYGLPLNVQADFFPKKRKPKRLVTINQNIPKETSRYQNKSVQTVPNFYGINYPTIEPRLKPPSFSWKNKRKTDKSCENHFKERNSGNNIRENQEMSALKNKTISEKSPVTRSSGQRVLVRYSLDRPNNIRAEPTGKRTARVN